From the genome of Kaistella daneshvariae, one region includes:
- a CDS encoding penicillin-binding protein 1A, with translation MENTQNKGNKTQQKFPLPPKKVRNTAWKKWVKMIWMGLAVLVVGIGALFFAVSQGFLGDMPDVKELENPDIYVASEIYSSDGKLLGKFEKEKTQPVTYKQLPPYLIYALQAKEDERFKEHSGIDLQSVARAVAFGGKRGGGSTITQQLAKLLFTGTASQNTVQRVFQKLKEWVVAVSLEKRYTKEEIITLYFNKFDFVNNANGIEMASRIYFNKKTPELTLPEAATFVAMLEAPVANNPLRNPDRAKRRRDVVLDQMLKTGYLDQQTYEKAVATPIETDFHPIKTIDDGYSAYYKSYLRQEIEGYIKDFEKKTGKRLNIFKDGLKIYTTLDSRMQVYAEEAIKEHLTDLQKRFDAEQRGRKDRPFYFIDDKQINSIMVQAMKRTGRYKQLKNAGVSEDSIMIDFKTPIKTSRFTWDGEEEVEMSPWDSIRYHKQIAQAGLMSMVPGTGEIKAWVGGINWQHFQYDHIKQGKRQVGSTFKPFVYATAIMKLGMTPCSTVSNATYRKGTWTVEGSGGMLTLRDALAHSKNPVAVRLIEMTGVKSVIQTARDLGVTEEIPNEYAVALGSSDITIYEMLGAYSTFANYGNYIKPEMIWRIEDANSRLIKEVKPVTKEVMNELYAYTMIDLMKGVAEFGTGAGELGRRGVPKGIEIAAKTGTTQNNSDGWFMGITPNLATGVWVGWEDRAAHFRGTGEGQGAKMALPVWAIYMKKVWANKDLEISPEDKFVTPSNWTGSCTDLQGLGGYGDEGALQTIDEIKNPKAEEPVNIPKRSPAKKEENVNEKINSGEEIDFNK, from the coding sequence ATGGAAAACACACAGAATAAAGGAAATAAAACACAGCAAAAATTTCCGCTTCCGCCCAAAAAAGTTCGAAATACCGCCTGGAAAAAGTGGGTGAAAATGATCTGGATGGGACTTGCCGTCCTTGTCGTCGGTATTGGGGCATTATTTTTTGCCGTTTCCCAAGGGTTTTTAGGCGATATGCCCGATGTGAAAGAACTTGAAAATCCGGACATTTATGTGGCTTCGGAAATTTACTCTTCAGACGGCAAACTTTTAGGAAAATTCGAAAAAGAAAAAACACAGCCTGTTACGTACAAGCAGCTTCCACCTTATCTAATTTACGCTTTACAAGCGAAGGAAGACGAGCGTTTTAAAGAACATTCGGGTATTGATTTACAATCTGTTGCGCGTGCCGTAGCATTTGGTGGCAAGCGTGGTGGAGGTTCTACCATTACACAACAGCTGGCAAAACTATTATTTACCGGAACAGCTTCACAGAATACCGTTCAGCGTGTTTTTCAAAAACTGAAAGAGTGGGTTGTGGCGGTAAGTCTTGAGAAAAGATATACCAAAGAAGAAATTATTACGCTCTATTTCAACAAGTTTGACTTCGTAAACAACGCAAACGGAATTGAAATGGCTTCCCGTATTTACTTCAACAAAAAAACGCCGGAGCTTACCCTGCCGGAAGCAGCAACCTTCGTTGCGATGCTGGAAGCGCCTGTGGCGAACAACCCTCTAAGAAATCCGGACCGTGCAAAACGCAGAAGAGACGTGGTTTTGGACCAAATGTTGAAAACCGGCTACCTGGATCAGCAGACTTACGAAAAAGCGGTGGCTACGCCTATTGAAACCGATTTTCATCCGATAAAAACCATCGACGACGGATATTCCGCCTATTACAAATCGTATCTGAGACAGGAAATTGAAGGCTATATTAAAGATTTTGAGAAAAAAACCGGCAAAAGACTCAATATTTTTAAAGATGGCTTAAAGATCTATACCACTTTGGACTCCAGAATGCAGGTTTATGCCGAAGAGGCGATTAAAGAACATTTAACCGACCTTCAAAAAAGATTCGATGCAGAACAGCGCGGTCGTAAGGACAGACCTTTCTATTTCATCGATGACAAGCAAATCAATTCCATTATGGTTCAAGCCATGAAACGTACCGGACGTTATAAACAGCTTAAAAATGCCGGCGTTTCTGAAGATTCGATCATGATCGATTTTAAAACACCAATTAAAACCTCAAGATTTACCTGGGATGGTGAAGAAGAAGTAGAAATGTCGCCGTGGGATTCCATCAGATATCATAAGCAAATCGCGCAGGCAGGTCTAATGTCTATGGTTCCGGGAACCGGGGAAATTAAAGCCTGGGTGGGCGGTATCAACTGGCAGCATTTCCAGTACGATCACATCAAGCAAGGAAAAAGACAGGTTGGATCTACCTTTAAACCATTTGTGTATGCCACCGCCATTATGAAGTTAGGGATGACGCCATGTTCTACCGTTTCCAACGCGACGTACCGTAAAGGAACCTGGACCGTAGAAGGCTCTGGCGGAATGCTCACGCTGCGCGATGCTTTAGCACATTCCAAAAACCCGGTTGCCGTACGGCTTATTGAAATGACCGGCGTAAAAAGTGTAATCCAGACTGCACGTGATCTTGGTGTAACCGAAGAAATTCCGAATGAATACGCGGTGGCCTTAGGTTCTTCTGACATAACCATTTACGAAATGCTTGGTGCCTACAGTACTTTTGCAAACTATGGAAACTACATCAAACCAGAAATGATCTGGCGTATCGAAGATGCCAACTCACGTTTGATTAAAGAGGTGAAACCGGTGACGAAAGAAGTCATGAACGAATTATACGCGTACACCATGATCGATTTGATGAAAGGTGTCGCCGAATTCGGTACCGGTGCTGGTGAACTCGGTCGTCGCGGAGTTCCGAAAGGAATTGAAATTGCCGCGAAAACCGGAACAACACAAAACAACTCCGACGGTTGGTTTATGGGAATCACACCAAACCTTGCCACCGGAGTTTGGGTTGGCTGGGAAGACCGTGCGGCGCATTTCCGGGGAACTGGCGAAGGTCAGGGTGCGAAAATGGCTTTACCTGTCTGGGCGATTTATATGAAAAAAGTCTGGGCAAATAAAGATCTCGAAATTTCACCTGAAGACAAATTTGTAACACCTTCGAACTGGACCGGAAGCTGTACCGATTTGCAGGGCTTGGGCGGCTATGGCGATGAAGGAGCCTTACAGACCATTGATGAAATTAAAAACCCGAAAGCTGAAGAACCGGTAAATATACCGAAACGGTCACCTGCTAAAAAAGAGGAAAATGTAAACGAAAAAATTAATTCCGGAGAGGAAATCGATTTTAATAAATAA
- a CDS encoding protein adenylyltransferase SelO, with the protein MNLDHITQPYFEIFPGDLSGNPQQRQTPKMVFSTVKIVGFDNPELLIFNEKLAQEIGLGAIENQKDIDFLNAASLPENIKTYSTAYAGHQFGNWAGQLGDGRAIFAGEITDENGRKTELQWKGAGATPYSRHADGRAVLRSSVREYLMSEAMHHLGIPTTRALSLSLSGEQVVRDMLYDGNAAYEKGAVMMRTAPSFLRFGHFELLSAQRETAVLQKLADYAVKNYFSEIDENSPTKYAEFFQTISDRTADMIVEWYRVGFVHGVMNTDNMSILGLTIDYGPFSFLDEYHLNFTPNTTDLPGRRYAFGNQAKVAQWNLWQLANALYPLIKDEKVLEKTLDSFNERFWKKHDEMMAKKFGFDKVLKEDAAFFTEAQQLMQDLTLDYTLFFKQLETFTQETVSKIHFKDIFYASPTTENFEKLDAFLAKYLDRLSKNAISKEASLELMNKSNPKFILRNYLLFECINELNDGKKELLKKLQHALENPYQEIYPEFSVKRPSFYDGQTGCSTLSCSS; encoded by the coding sequence ATGAATTTAGATCACATCACACAACCATATTTCGAAATATTTCCGGGCGATTTGTCCGGCAATCCTCAGCAGCGCCAAACACCAAAAATGGTATTTTCAACAGTTAAAATTGTAGGTTTTGACAATCCGGAGCTTCTCATTTTTAATGAAAAATTAGCGCAGGAGATCGGTTTGGGCGCCATTGAAAACCAAAAAGATATTGATTTCCTTAACGCCGCATCGCTTCCGGAAAATATAAAAACCTACTCCACTGCTTACGCGGGACATCAGTTTGGCAACTGGGCCGGACAGCTTGGCGACGGACGTGCGATTTTTGCGGGTGAAATAACCGATGAAAATGGCAGAAAAACAGAACTTCAGTGGAAAGGCGCCGGCGCTACGCCCTATTCACGCCATGCAGACGGCCGCGCGGTGCTGCGTTCCTCCGTGCGCGAATATCTGATGAGCGAAGCCATGCACCATCTTGGGATTCCAACGACGCGTGCGCTTTCGCTTTCGCTGAGCGGCGAGCAGGTTGTTCGCGATATGTTATATGACGGAAATGCAGCTTATGAAAAAGGCGCGGTGATGATGCGTACCGCTCCCAGTTTTTTGCGCTTCGGTCATTTCGAATTGCTGTCAGCACAAAGGGAAACAGCTGTTTTGCAAAAATTAGCCGATTATGCCGTGAAAAATTATTTCTCGGAAATTGATGAAAACAGCCCAACAAAATATGCTGAATTTTTCCAGACAATTTCTGACAGGACGGCGGATATGATTGTAGAATGGTACCGCGTCGGATTTGTGCACGGCGTGATGAATACCGATAATATGTCGATTTTGGGTCTTACGATTGATTACGGTCCGTTTTCATTTCTAGATGAATATCATTTGAACTTTACTCCCAATACCACCGATTTGCCGGGTCGCCGTTATGCCTTCGGAAATCAGGCGAAAGTTGCACAGTGGAATCTTTGGCAATTGGCAAATGCGCTTTATCCTTTGATTAAAGACGAAAAAGTTTTGGAAAAAACGCTGGACAGCTTCAACGAACGTTTTTGGAAAAAACATGACGAAATGATGGCGAAAAAGTTTGGCTTTGATAAAGTGCTGAAGGAAGATGCCGCCTTTTTCACCGAAGCGCAACAGCTCATGCAAGATTTAACCTTGGATTACACCTTATTTTTTAAACAGCTGGAAACTTTTACCCAAGAAACAGTGAGTAAAATTCATTTCAAAGATATTTTTTACGCATCACCAACGACGGAAAATTTTGAAAAATTAGACGCTTTTCTCGCCAAATATCTGGATCGACTTTCGAAAAATGCGATTTCAAAAGAAGCATCATTGGAACTGATGAACAAAAGCAATCCGAAATTTATCCTGCGAAATTACCTGCTTTTTGAATGTATTAATGAATTAAACGACGGCAAAAAAGAGCTTTTAAAAAAGTTGCAACACGCCTTGGAAAATCCATACCAGGAAATTTACCCGGAATTTTCGGTGAAAAGACCTTCGTTTTATGACGGCCAAACCGGCTGTTCTACCCTTTCGTGCAGTTCCTAA
- a CDS encoding PSP1 domain-containing protein — MSCGCKTSGDSSHSCGTKSANGCESVDTCGNSYKLSVFDWLSDINNPSQSQTDFVEVRFKNDHKFFYKNVNKLPLHIGSIVTVESSPGHDIGVVSLTGELVKIQMKKKYVTEDNPLKIYRLANQKDIEVWQDYRAKEESVKIQARKIAYALNLEMKITDVEYQGDGGKVTFYYTAENRVDFRQLIKEYASLFRTKIDMKQIGFRQEAAKIGGIGSCGRELCCSTWLTDFRSVNTNAARYQQLSINPQKLAGQCGKLKCCLNYELDSYLDALSDFPSSNSTIDTVKGKAFCIKIDVFKKRMWFAYVDQSMSWYDLDVQDVKKLLAQNKKGEKAPALEELKTNDIPVKSVDLIQENNVDRFERRNRNSGKNQKRRPNNQNQPRDTRKHAENQKDKTNPPRREKQAPENGKPAQPQAKKFKKKTPRKRDENT, encoded by the coding sequence ATGAGTTGTGGATGCAAAACATCCGGCGATTCTTCCCATTCGTGCGGAACAAAGTCTGCAAATGGGTGTGAAAGTGTAGATACGTGTGGCAATAGTTATAAATTAAGTGTTTTTGATTGGCTTTCGGATATTAACAATCCTTCCCAGTCGCAAACAGATTTTGTGGAAGTTAGATTCAAAAACGATCATAAATTTTTCTATAAAAACGTAAACAAATTGCCGCTTCATATCGGAAGCATCGTCACAGTAGAATCCAGCCCGGGTCACGATATAGGTGTAGTAAGCCTTACAGGAGAACTGGTTAAAATTCAGATGAAGAAAAAATACGTCACTGAAGATAACCCGCTGAAAATTTACCGTTTAGCCAACCAAAAAGATATTGAAGTTTGGCAGGATTACCGCGCGAAAGAAGAAAGCGTAAAAATACAGGCGCGCAAAATCGCGTATGCTTTAAACCTCGAAATGAAAATCACTGATGTTGAATATCAGGGTGATGGTGGGAAAGTAACTTTTTATTACACCGCAGAAAACCGTGTGGATTTCCGGCAGTTAATTAAGGAATATGCATCGCTTTTCCGCACGAAAATCGACATGAAACAAATCGGTTTCCGACAGGAAGCTGCAAAAATAGGTGGAATCGGTTCGTGTGGCCGCGAACTCTGCTGTTCAACCTGGCTGACGGATTTCCGTTCCGTAAACACCAATGCCGCGCGTTATCAGCAGTTAAGCATAAATCCGCAAAAATTAGCTGGACAGTGCGGAAAATTGAAGTGTTGCTTAAACTACGAGCTCGACAGTTATCTGGATGCGCTGAGCGATTTTCCTTCATCCAATTCAACCATTGATACAGTAAAAGGAAAAGCTTTCTGTATTAAAATCGACGTGTTTAAAAAAAGAATGTGGTTTGCCTATGTAGACCAGTCCATGTCCTGGTACGATCTTGATGTTCAGGATGTTAAAAAACTTCTGGCACAGAATAAAAAAGGGGAAAAAGCACCGGCACTGGAGGAATTAAAAACCAATGATATTCCGGTAAAATCTGTAGATTTAATTCAGGAAAATAATGTTGACCGTTTCGAAAGAAGAAACAGAAATTCCGGAAAAAACCAAAAAAGAAGGCCGAATAACCAAAACCAGCCGCGCGACACCCGAAAACACGCCGAAAACCAAAAGGACAAAACAAATCCGCCACGCCGCGAAAAGCAAGCGCCCGAAAATGGCAAACCTGCTCAGCCGCAGGCTAAAAAATTTAAAAAGAAGACTCCACGCAAACGTGATGAGAATACATAA
- a CDS encoding DUF6080 domain-containing protein, translating into MNFRQKFTDLLRTVFPETKLELLLFLVFFSAYGILGTIIALDYRIIFDNRIPWDAYFSFDNRAIVMTGGGFERHPLANYFFNWIREFALLFSNGEKDEIFRLALAWCSNLAVTLSLVQIYKYLKNIITLPKKISSSIVLFFAFFSTPILLSFTAETYTYTLFFLMLFNYYAALKLRKNEKIPASALVFSGIAVGGLTVTNIVKVYTPLLFEEKVFQNWRKFGNLVLRVLLSVGAFALLFMYRVNFEFLRFFEKSTEQLEKFSNPKVTPVWDMIVSWFFGGNMLFSSFILRDYHNKKGFEYKALFMDVYTSVFPYIFVGIVLFLVVWSYAINFKNKLVQVLMLSFLVDIVIHCILKFGLHTSYIYGGHFIFTVPLMIGWLFFAYRHSAKVTSTLFVVIWVLFAYLALNNVYRMTEFFQFLELYYR; encoded by the coding sequence TTGAATTTCAGACAAAAATTTACAGATTTGCTGCGGACGGTTTTTCCGGAAACAAAATTAGAGCTGCTTTTATTTCTGGTTTTTTTCAGCGCCTACGGCATTCTGGGAACCATAATCGCTTTGGATTACCGCATTATTTTCGATAACCGCATTCCGTGGGATGCGTATTTCAGTTTTGATAACCGCGCGATTGTGATGACCGGCGGCGGTTTTGAAAGGCATCCGCTGGCGAACTATTTTTTCAACTGGATTCGCGAGTTTGCACTGTTGTTTTCAAACGGTGAAAAAGATGAAATATTCCGGCTGGCTTTGGCCTGGTGCAGCAATCTGGCGGTGACTTTATCCTTAGTTCAGATTTATAAATATCTGAAAAACATCATAACGCTACCGAAAAAAATATCGAGTTCAATCGTGCTTTTTTTCGCTTTTTTCAGCACACCGATTTTGCTTTCATTTACGGCGGAAACGTATACTTACACTTTGTTTTTCTTAATGCTGTTTAATTATTACGCGGCACTGAAACTACGAAAAAACGAAAAAATTCCGGCCTCTGCGCTGGTTTTTTCCGGAATTGCCGTAGGCGGCTTAACGGTAACCAATATCGTTAAAGTGTATACTCCGCTTTTGTTTGAAGAAAAAGTGTTCCAGAACTGGCGAAAATTTGGCAATTTGGTCTTGCGCGTTTTGCTTTCTGTAGGTGCTTTCGCTTTGCTGTTTATGTATCGCGTGAATTTTGAATTTCTCAGGTTTTTCGAAAAATCCACGGAACAGCTCGAAAAATTTTCAAACCCGAAAGTTACGCCCGTTTGGGACATGATTGTCTCCTGGTTTTTCGGTGGAAATATGCTTTTCAGCTCTTTTATTCTGCGCGATTACCACAACAAAAAAGGTTTTGAATACAAAGCACTTTTTATGGACGTTTACACTAGCGTGTTTCCGTATATTTTTGTCGGAATCGTTCTATTTTTGGTTGTTTGGAGCTACGCAATAAACTTCAAAAATAAGCTGGTTCAGGTTTTAATGCTTTCTTTTCTTGTGGACATTGTCATTCACTGTATTTTAAAATTCGGCCTGCACACTTCCTATATTTATGGTGGACATTTTATTTTCACCGTTCCGCTGATGATCGGCTGGCTTTTCTTTGCTTATAGACATTCAGCTAAGGTTACTTCCACTTTATTCGTCGTTATTTGGGTGCTTTTCGCCTATTTAGCTCTTAATAATGTATACCGGATGACCGAGTTTTTCCAGTTCCTGGAACTGTATTACCGCTAA
- a CDS encoding tetratricopeptide repeat protein has translation MEEFFENELVQRFEAMIENNDEFYFETEEYEEIIIHYLEMGDISFADMATKYGLKIHPNSIDLKVKQFEVFLELEKYAEAKNLMAELKESCMEKTDFLVCCAKYYSNLGNPRRSIEYCEFALELGEEENFLHNFIADEYVNLEDPFKALKHYKLALKFDPQDEYSLENIMFCYNQLKRGDEAIEFLNGYLDKYAFSETAWYEYGQFYFNKKNYEEAIRGFDYLLAINSQSVGVYANKAACFEAMGEWLKAIGVYEEMLALEYTKSFTFYKIGLCYKENKQPVLALNFFQKSLRDDPQFYMSMIEQSFIYEEMGSMKEALHFAKEAVSLNDTNMEYQKRLAYLHIEAGEFEESLTCLKKLVEFEPNRFYNWYAQSEVLMLIGEYEEAIAVLLEGTKLHNRAELFYQLSNCYFHLNNQKKGRNSLTKALELDPQLLDDMQQKYPFIKDEVEKVKAKKK, from the coding sequence TTGGAAGAATTTTTTGAAAACGAACTGGTACAACGGTTCGAAGCAATGATTGAAAATAATGACGAATTCTACTTCGAAACCGAAGAATACGAAGAAATCATTATTCATTACCTGGAAATGGGCGATATTTCGTTTGCTGATATGGCGACCAAATATGGCTTGAAAATCCATCCCAATTCGATAGACCTTAAAGTAAAGCAGTTCGAAGTTTTTCTGGAACTGGAAAAATACGCTGAAGCCAAAAATTTAATGGCAGAACTGAAGGAAAGCTGTATGGAAAAAACAGATTTTCTGGTTTGCTGTGCGAAATATTATTCCAATCTCGGCAACCCACGACGTTCCATCGAATATTGTGAATTTGCCCTGGAACTGGGTGAAGAGGAAAACTTTCTGCACAATTTCATCGCTGATGAATACGTGAATCTGGAAGATCCTTTCAAAGCGCTGAAACATTACAAATTGGCCCTGAAATTCGATCCGCAGGACGAATATTCTTTGGAAAACATTATGTTTTGCTACAACCAGCTTAAACGTGGTGATGAAGCCATCGAGTTTTTGAACGGCTATCTGGACAAATACGCTTTTTCGGAAACGGCATGGTACGAGTACGGCCAGTTCTACTTCAACAAAAAGAATTACGAAGAAGCCATCCGCGGTTTCGATTATTTGTTGGCGATTAATTCGCAATCCGTGGGCGTTTATGCAAATAAAGCAGCATGTTTTGAAGCCATGGGCGAGTGGTTAAAAGCCATCGGTGTTTACGAAGAAATGTTGGCGTTGGAATATACCAAGTCTTTCACTTTTTATAAAATCGGGTTGTGTTATAAAGAGAACAAACAGCCGGTTTTAGCTTTGAATTTTTTCCAGAAATCACTTCGCGATGATCCTCAGTTTTATATGTCCATGATCGAACAATCCTTCATCTACGAGGAGATGGGAAGCATGAAAGAAGCTTTGCATTTCGCGAAAGAGGCAGTTTCGCTGAACGACACCAATATGGAATATCAGAAAAGACTGGCTTATCTGCACATCGAAGCTGGTGAATTCGAAGAGAGCCTTACTTGTCTTAAAAAGTTGGTAGAGTTCGAGCCAAACCGCTTTTATAACTGGTACGCGCAATCCGAAGTTTTAATGTTGATCGGCGAATACGAAGAAGCGATTGCTGTGCTTTTGGAAGGGACAAAACTTCATAATCGGGCGGAATTGTTTTACCAACTCAGCAACTGCTACTTTCATTTGAACAACCAGAAAAAAGGCAGAAATTCGCTGACGAAAGCGCTGGAACTCGATCCGCAGCTTTTGGATGATATGCAGCAGAAATATCCGTTCATCAAAGATGAAGTGGAGAAAGTGAAAGCCAAAAAGAAATAA
- a CDS encoding gliding motility lipoprotein GldH, with amino-acid sequence MRIHNIFSLFFVIATLVSCSDKSEYVELQSVNGSWDKNAEQKFNFNITDNQQPRNIIFVVRNNNDYPYSNIRLIVDFLNVKTNAKQTDTLNYILAEPNGAWLGKGFGDTKEILFQYKVKYKFPNVGDYSIGIKQAMRQDKLRGIEDIGVKINTAKP; translated from the coding sequence ATGAGAATACATAACATTTTCAGCCTTTTTTTCGTTATTGCAACTCTGGTAAGCTGTAGTGATAAGTCGGAATATGTGGAACTCCAAAGCGTTAACGGCAGTTGGGATAAAAACGCTGAACAGAAGTTTAACTTCAATATTACCGATAATCAACAGCCGAGAAATATTATATTTGTGGTAAGAAATAATAATGATTACCCGTACAGTAATATCCGGTTAATCGTTGATTTTCTGAATGTTAAAACCAACGCCAAACAAACCGATACGCTGAACTATATTTTAGCAGAACCAAATGGCGCATGGCTTGGGAAAGGTTTTGGCGACACGAAAGAAATTCTTTTTCAGTATAAGGTGAAATATAAATTCCCGAATGTGGGCGATTATTCCATTGGCATCAAACAGGCGATGCGGCAGGATAAACTGCGCGGGATAGAAGATATTGGGGTTAAAATTAATACAGCGAAACCGTAA
- the glmM gene encoding phosphoglucosamine mutase: MSLIKSISGIRGTIGGKVDENLTPLDVVKFTSAFGTWLQNNKNKKDLTLVVGRDARISGAMVNSLVTATLQGLGINVIDLGLSTTPTVEVMVPELNADGGVILTASHNPKQWNALKLLNEKGEFISGENGTEVLALAESQDFDYAEVDDLGKYETREDAFDIHIQKILDLPMVDAEAIKAKKFKVVVDAVNSTGGIAIPQLLENLGCEVIKLYCEPNGHFPHNPEPLKEHLGDICELMKSEKADVGIVVDPDVDRLALVDENGELFGEEYTLVAVADYLLKNKKGVAVSNLSSSRALRDVARNSDSEYFASAVGEVNVVTLMKEKNAVIGGEGNGGIIYPDLHYGRDSLVGVALFLTHLAKENKTVSELRATYPSYFMGKKKIELTPDIDVDSLLTKVEKEYQKEEISTVDGVKIDFENNWVHLRKSNTEPIIRIYTEAFSQEEADQLGDQMIEKIRSLI; the protein is encoded by the coding sequence ATGTCTTTAATAAAATCTATTTCCGGAATTCGTGGTACCATCGGTGGTAAAGTTGATGAAAATCTGACGCCGCTTGATGTGGTGAAATTTACTTCTGCCTTCGGAACCTGGCTTCAAAATAATAAAAATAAGAAAGATTTAACCTTAGTTGTTGGCCGCGACGCGAGAATTTCCGGTGCAATGGTGAATTCTTTGGTTACGGCAACTTTGCAAGGTTTAGGAATTAATGTCATTGATCTGGGACTTTCAACAACTCCAACCGTGGAAGTAATGGTTCCTGAACTTAATGCCGATGGCGGAGTAATACTTACCGCTTCACACAATCCAAAACAGTGGAATGCCTTAAAATTGCTGAATGAAAAAGGCGAATTTATCTCAGGCGAAAACGGAACTGAAGTTTTAGCTTTGGCTGAAAGTCAGGATTTTGATTATGCTGAAGTAGATGATTTAGGAAAATACGAAACGCGCGAGGACGCTTTTGATATTCACATTCAGAAGATTTTAGATTTACCGATGGTGGATGCTGAGGCTATTAAAGCCAAGAAATTTAAGGTCGTTGTTGATGCCGTAAATTCTACCGGCGGAATCGCCATTCCGCAATTATTGGAAAATCTTGGCTGTGAGGTCATAAAATTATATTGCGAACCCAACGGGCATTTTCCGCACAATCCAGAGCCGTTGAAAGAACATCTTGGCGATATTTGCGAACTCATGAAATCGGAGAAAGCCGATGTCGGAATCGTTGTAGATCCCGATGTTGACCGTTTGGCTTTGGTGGATGAAAACGGAGAACTTTTTGGTGAAGAATATACCTTGGTTGCTGTTGCAGACTATCTTTTGAAAAATAAAAAAGGCGTTGCGGTTTCCAACCTTTCTTCCAGCCGCGCTTTACGTGATGTTGCACGAAATTCCGATTCTGAATATTTTGCAAGCGCCGTTGGTGAAGTGAATGTGGTGACTTTAATGAAAGAAAAAAACGCGGTTATTGGCGGCGAAGGAAACGGTGGAATCATCTATCCTGATTTGCATTACGGCCGCGATTCTTTGGTCGGTGTAGCGCTGTTTTTAACGCATTTGGCGAAAGAAAACAAAACGGTTTCCGAACTTCGCGCGACATATCCGAGTTATTTCATGGGTAAAAAGAAAATTGAACTTACGCCTGACATTGATGTGGATTCACTTTTAACAAAAGTGGAAAAAGAGTATCAAAAGGAGGAAATTTCTACAGTTGATGGGGTAAAAATCGATTTTGAAAACAACTGGGTTCACCTCAGAAAATCGAATACCGAACCCATCATTAGAATTTACACCGAAGCTTTTTCTCAGGAAGAAGCAGATCAGCTGGGCGACCAGATGATAGAAAAAATAAGAAGTCTGATTTAA